A window of Plasmodium malariae genome assembly, chromosome: 12 genomic DNA:
CTTCCTGGGTAACGATTACAAGACCTCATTAGACAAATATggtaaggaaaaaaatgtagtAAAAGGAAGTCGTAACTACACAAAACAAGCGCACAAGACAAACGAAATGGTAGAAGGTGGCAATTTTAACATAGAAAATACGACCATGATATATGGAATAATCAGATTTAatctcattttttaaatgatactAATTCCTTCGAATGCGATCGAAAAAGCATTCATAATGATTTAGTATggtaaatacatttttaacaaaatgaaGATTTGTTTTCTATTCGAATAGTAatgttttcatattttattcaatATACCGCTGTTTGTGTGTCATACTGTCCTTTACTTTCCCTTCTTTACCTTTCCTTTcctgcttcttttttttcttttttttttttttttcttatggTCGATTTGGCTTAAATCTCCCAATATTTTGCTAAACAGCATTACAAaagttttaaattaatttatgttcTTGTTCCATTTATtccaattaattttttttttatatttttttaaaatcatttCAATTCGAGATACAAAGGGAACAAatgtttttcaaaatattggtataagaaaaaaaaaaaaaaaaaaaattttgttagcTTTGAAAATAGATACAAAAAGGGATTCAATATATGACAGTAACTCGGCTTAACCTTTtggaattaaataaatgcttactaaatgaaataaacatataagaATTTTCAATGTGTAGATATAATCCCTAATTATAACTACAACAATTTGTTATATTCACCCATCCTCTATTATTCTAACAAAATTTTCAAGAATATACGAAGATAGTATTTACTTCTAATCATACTGTACATGCATATCCattctatatatacaaacacagatgcatatacatatacaaatgcGTATACACGCGTATCCTTAACAGCCACTGTAgaactaataaatatatatatatatgtgtgtacccCCTTTAACCATATATTCGCTGAGGCTTCCCCATGGTACTTTTAATGTGCAACGTTCTGATGTTTTGCCAATTTTTCTTTAGGAGGGAGACTAAAAAGTTAATTGCATGCACAATATTCGATCTtaattcttcttcttttaaattagCGTGACCAACAGGTACACCCATacataaaactttttttagtTGGAATTTAATAGATGATTTTAATTCAAGAATCttatcattaattttatcattatgaGTAATTAAGGAAGGAAATTTTCCTGCTTTGTTTAAACCTGGACCTAGTAATTTTGGAATTTGTGGTAAAATTACCTGACTAGCTAAAAATGCATCATATTTTTTGGCTAATTTTTTGACTAAtgttttatctttatttaattttttcatagcTTCTATGTCCATGTAATCTAATTCTAACTTTTGAGCTTCTTCAACATGTACAGCATCTCCTAATATGCAaacttttaacttttttcttACTTCATTTGACAGTCGAACTGTACCCGAAAAACGTTTATCTCTTTGTGTGTCGTAATCTTTCAGCCCTATTTGCAGTTCAATTGTTTCCAcgaattttctctttttttgtCTTGTTCCTTCGAACACATCAGCAATAGcttttttaagtaaatcTTGGTTTAATTTGCTGAAAAGTGGGGTAAGGTAACGGTGAAATGtgaatgataaaatataaaccgTTACACAAATAGAgtggaatatatatatatgggattacggaaaaatgggaaaaaataaaataaaaataaaagatatgaatgaaatggaaaaaatgcaagaaatttatatattatgttccTCATTATACTACAATTCCTCATGATTCAAAACACAAGGTCCTCAAACGAGAAGCGTTTTAAAAATGACAAATACTCGCcgattaaaaaatatacgtaaacaagtgtacatttaatatatattcaaaggcaaaaaaatgcaactataatatgttattttgttttttctcaAATGTAAGCATAGTGGAGCagagaaacaaaaaaaaatgtacatacgCAAACGTACACATATAGATGCAGCACGAACTGAATAAACTTtataaactatttttatgtacgcttttcatatatatgtactgtGCTGAACAAACAGATTATTAActctctttttaaatatattattacctCATGGtgtaaatgaaatattaaaaaataatacgtttttataatttaaggGAGTGTATCTtctagttttttttttttttttttttttttttacagtaAATAAAACCTCCAACGTTAACGTCTTTcagagtaaaaataaaaagcgtcaatttaattatgtaaaaattaataagccagaatgtaattatttacatCTATCTTTTCAAAGATAATGAACGATGTacatataatgaataaatataattaattttggaatttatatgttaatattgaaaaaaaaattatgtacattatgaatttttacttcagcaataacaaaaatataaccttgtatttttaatgaaatgttatatattattataaaaaaaaaaaaaaaaaatgagtaaaaaaatgaaaaatttcgTTAAAATCATTTTGTAATTTGTGCGTATtacaatatgtatatacatgtaaatatttacatatatatatgaatatacatacatatatcttGATATATACGCATAATAACATGAGCTAACatgtaaacataaaaaaaataaagtaggaaaaaaaaggagggcACTAAAGTAAAATCAGAGAGTAAGGAGTACTCATTTTTACATCCTCCTAGTTTAAATCTTCAAATATAAACTTGGTAGTTCGTATgtttttatacatacatacatatgtacaattataaatatatttatacatacatatgtttatacatatgcacaattataaatatatttatacatacatacgtttatacatatgcacaattataaatatatttatacatacatacgtttatacatatgcacaattacatacatacgtttatacatatgcacaattataaatatatttatacatacatacgtttatacatatgcacaattataaatatatttgtacatacatacgtttatacatatatatatatatatatgtttatatgtaaatataggttattttaaagaaaatgagTATCATTTGTTATGCACAATGATCTATGTACCTAGTTACGGTGTggcattaaaaaaaacaaaataaaattaaataaaataaaacaagttaaaactaaaataatttattggAAATCTTGTGCAAAATAAttacatgtatttttatgAGAATTAACCGTTCATATGTTTgtgttaaatatttactatatgtatacatgtattatgtatattttaactttttgcCATTTATTGATATGAGATTTTCCTATATTGAAGCTTCATGAAGATGTAATTGACAATGTATCTtagttattaaatataatatatgaaaaaaaaaaaaaaaaaaaaaaagagaaattattaatagttAATAATAtcttaaataatgaaaaaagtatatgGTATAgacttttttgtattttttaaagctaATTTATTAACTCTTTTTTCACGGCATATTTTACTCTACATTTTACAccttttattacatattttattatatactttattataCACTTTATTTTACACTTTATTTTAcactttattttacatttaacgACGcgttttattatacattttactgcacattttattttaaataataaaaaaatagaccAGTTATAATAAGAgaacatttatttaaatatagaaccaaaatgtataaacaatggtgaaataataattataatgtttCATGATCATATAACCGACCATCCTTTCCTTAATAGTACAATAAGTACGACATACTGTAATGTATTTGTAATTGGATGCATTTGTACAATACGTTCAAACGAATATAAAGCAATatcttaataataataaaaaattttaaaatgaaaaaaaaaagtgcatttttttttttttttttttttttttgagtatGGGATTTCAAAGttctatatatgttataattttataacatatcatattatatttattaaataacatataccttaattctttatattctcttatataaaaaattatttttcccAATACACAATGAAATGTACATCAGTGAGTcctttgtgtatatatgtataaataactATGTAATATGTTAggaaatgaataattatgttgaaattttaaatggGTTAcggtataaaaaaaaaaaattgaacgaAAGTTATGTGAAAGTTATgcgaaaaataaatcaaataaaaaaaataaaaaggatgaacggtaacatatttttcaacTTATGTTTTATTGTAAATTGGCAGTCGTTAATTATAACGGTGGAATAATGAATTATGATCGTACAAAAGCTACACAACCTTTTCAACAACATACAGAAGATGccttaaaaaaatgaacactaaccgtatatatttttataagtaCTTACTTAatatgagtatatatatagcatgcacatatatataaaggacAAATAAGTCATAAAACTTCTAATATTATTGCTCTAGCGTATATGAGatggtaaaaatattatatattccattaaaaaaggaaattaaattaaaaaaaaaaatttttttttttcccccacattttttatatgattgCAAATATTGcatacaataattttaagtaaataattattaaataattatgcaCAGCGCAATGTACTGTCATTGAACAGTTCGCAAAAATGGTAGTGttctacataaaaatatgtatgtgtaaataaaatatcacAAATCAAAATTAGCCTATATAACCATAAACAGATGTTCCTTTTCacttttcacttttttttttttaatatgtttcctgtaatttgttaaaaaattttctcattatattacgcttattaaaatatagtaatttttttccttatttttctttttttttttctttttatacaaTACTGTATGCAcgcttttaaaatatatgctaTATACAGAGATCTTTAAGGGGTTTCAGCTATTCTATtaagattattttttaaaaattgcatTGTCCTTTACCCGCCTATATCTTCGTAATttataagcaaaaaaattttataataataatacttacagtacataattatatacagtCCCGTTAAGCCTTTTCAACTATCTACAAACATGCAAAGACTATTTTGTAAATGTACtaacaatattataaaattaaatacatgtatatacatacatttgtacatatatgtatatatatacttatacataaaaagtataacGTGTTTTcgtaataatttcttttaatgaaaaattccTTTTCATCTTCTTATTGCACAAGAAACaccaaaaaaaaggatatatatattaagatgaacgaataaaaatattgtattcttaaaaatctcaaaaaaaaaaaaattattaacacaataaataaaacaaaaagaaaaaaaaaatagcttttttattatcatcatcataatggtattaaaataatatctaATGGTAGAGGGTTTGgtttacataaattaaaatacaataaaaaataaacttttaaaatatactttaatttttgtatacatatattttttgaattacaaggagttaatattatatatacatatatattatatatatatatcagaatataatgaaatatattatacatacatataattttatcacTAATGTAGTATATCTAATACCATGTATAGccaattataatttaatatcatataatttatatattaacataaattataaacgtaataaaatattattataatttattatcgATTAAGTGAACACCCAAGCAcattgtatataattatatatgtgataTATAACAAGCATATTGCatattatgtttaaaatatttgcttgtatgtgttatatatatatatatataatatatatacacgcattgcctacatatatattattttttcctttaaattaagcaattatatatatatattataataagattaatatataaacatgtatatgtatacgtatatatatgtatttataataatattgtagtagcattatatatattcactctcatttttttttttctttttattttatatatttttttttctttcatattttttataatcatttcattaccttttttttttttttaatttttcattttcattttttttttttccttttttttttttttttttcccttttatattcattaatcAGTtctatgaattatatttgattttaattttttagcctttaaaattgttaaattattcacatattaataaaatattatatatatatatttatgtatattactttttttcatttttaataaaaatacatattatatatatatatatatatatgtttatatttgtatttatttacatatacatacttatattattatttatatgtatatatatacaatatacgtactatatataaatcttCTAATTATATACAGTACTGTTAAAACAAAGTATCCTTAGTGTACTctgtttttaaaatgtaaaatggtGGATTCACCATCAAGAAAAAGAGCTTTGATTACTTCagaagataaaaaagaaaaaaaaaatatggttagcaaaaaaaatagcaacgCCCTTGAAGAATCTGAAAATATTGAGGAAGCTATTGATAGTGTAataaatgacaaaaaaaataatgaagctatgaaaaaagagaaaaaaaagaaaaaagaaaaaaaaaataaagataatgaTGTAGATAAAGATAATGAGGAAGAAGATGAAGGAAATGAAGAggatacattaaaaaaattttcagtTGATACTAGTGAGAACGATGACGATAAGGATGATGacgatgatgatgatgatgacgACGACGATGACGATGACGACGATGATGATGaggatgatgatgatgaggatgatgatgatgaagatGATGATGACGATGAAGATGATGAAGAAGATGAGGACGATGATGAGGATGATGATGAGGATGAAGATGATGACGAGGATGAAGATGATGATGAGGATGACGATGATGacgatgatgatgatgaagagGAAGATGAGGATGAAgaagatgatgatgatgaagatTTTGAAGATATGGATGATGACGAAGATGATGATGAAGATGATGACGACGATGATGAAGACGATGAAGATGATGATGACGATGAGGATTTGGAAGTAGGTTCTAAAAAAGAAGGTGAAtcacatacaaaaaaaggtAGTGACGGCGAAGGATTTGactaaatatgtattaaaaaaaaaataaaaaaattgaattattcttatcatttataacatatttataaataatggatataaatatgcaaatatgtttctttaaattatatgGTTCTGTTTTTAAATGcttatttgtgtattttatatgttttccTTCGATGTtgtaaatttacatatatatatatatatatatatatatatatatatatatatatatatatatatttatttatttatttatttatttatttatttatttatttatttatatatatatgtatatgcgtatatatttatgcacgcaccttatatatatgtatatatatattttttttttattaatatggttgttctactttttatttttttacgttGCAATttgaacatttaaaatattttacatgtatcaaaaaagcaaaaaaatctatttatttaaaaaaaatacatttaaaaattaaatataatgaaagaaTTTGAACATAGATGAaaagtatttaaaaatttacttttgtCTTTCTGAATTgagaaaaagtatatatatatatatacgtctatatatatatacatatatatatatatatatatatatatatatgtgtgtgtatatgtgtatgtaagtatatatatatatatatgtatattttacacAGGTCTAACTATGTTTTTcatccttcttttttttttttacaactatttaaaaaaactaaatataaattatacagaaatgtttttaaaataaatttttatcatatatatgaattttgcATTCACAGCATACTACTACATCATTGAAGTATTCGTGAgcattttgtatatatatatatatatgtgttattataaattatattatatttcttaatatttttttttttttttttcttaatattattcaaatgAACACTTACAAAAAAGGTActctataaataaaagaattttccCATTCTTTCATCCACGTAAATTTGTGTTCAAAGAGTAGAAAAGTTGCATCGACAGCTACTCGAATGTGTAcgtgtgtacatatttatatatacacttaaaTAGTAAGtagtataaaaaagaataataaatgcatcgtgaaaaatgaaaaaaatagtaaacaGGAAACGTAGGAGTTCTATTATAGTCTTTTGAGCTATGCTTTCtcattgtaaaatattttctgttCATTATTTATCTTAATACGAACACGTGACACAACATTCAGAAAATACGTGTTTGTATTATGttacattataaaatttagaattaaagatataaaaaaaaaaaaaaaattatatgaactgttcaggaagaatttttatttgaaaaaaaagattgaCATTTTAATAGGaaagttattaaaaaaagtaaattacactaagagaaaaaaaacagaatGATTGATTAGCacatacatgcacatacatttaaatatggGGAAATCATGTTAATAATAGGAATCAAAATACtttaaatgttaaaatatattcataataattatataaaataatattttgtttatgtagtttaattaataaaatatatcatttcgGAAATGTTGAAAgtgtattttgtttaaaaataattatggaTAGTTTATATTGAGGAACGGTGTAGCATTTCTGGTTAAACCcccaataatataatatagaattttatgcatattttaaaatattttttttttttttttttcattatattttatttctcagtttgtttaaaatttgttaacAAGGAGCTAAAGATAAtctgtttttgtttttttttttttttttttgttttttctctAAAGATTACCtgtgaatataatatataatgactGAGCAAGATAAAAAAcaggaaaaattaaactaCAGCGATAAGGAGAAAATAAATACGGTATTGTGCtataaatgtaaaaggaACAATGCAGTAGTATGTACAAGAGAAAAGTCATGCAAAGATTGCTTTTTACATCTTGTAGagtatacatttaaaaatacattaagagaaaaatgcttatttaaaaacaaagGAAGAAATGATTTTCAAGTTGAACAAGAGATTGCACCAGAAAgtgataattataaaaggGATGACATTTCCTCTACACAATTTAGAGACCATGTACAGGTCAATGCcgataaaatagaaaataattataaaaaattaaatgaagaaaaatgcCTGAACAAGACAtgtgaaaaagaaaaaaaaaaagtgcacAACTTAagcacacaaaaaaaaaaaaaaaaaaaaacagctATAGCATTTTCGGGAGAAATTTGTTCGtcttttcttctattttcatttgtaaaatatttagagaacataaaaaatagaaaaaatgattttatattaatgaatgaACATTGCATTTTTAGTGAAATAATTTTCGTAGATATTTTTAACGAtgaaaattacatttttcacTTGATTATGACAATTGAGAATATATTGCACACATTAGAGAAAAATAAGGATATAAAAGGGAATAAAAGTAAAGaatcaaatttaaaaaattatgaaaatggAAATAGTTTCTCATCAACAaacaatgataaaaaaatattgtttatagatggaatatttagaaaaaaaataagcaaaatacATTTCGTGGTGTTGaaaagtaattattttattaaagaaaaatgtaaaatggagtttacaatatattacgatttagtaaaaaatgaaaaaaaaaattattatttgaattatataaatgacataattatttacagtaacattttaaaatattgcataaatgaaaatattaagtgTGTACTTTTTGGAAATAACgcaaataatatttcaaataaatcctttttatatacaatatttgGTAATGGTATAAATTTACCCATTTGTACCGCTTATATTGACAATAGATATAAggatattcattttattaaaccACTGAAAGATTTATTaaacaaagaaatatatatatattgctttta
This region includes:
- the PmUG01_12075800 gene encoding 60S ribosomal protein L1, putative, encoding MSKLNQDLLKKAIADVFEGTRQKKRKFVETIELQIGLKDYDTQRDKRFSGTVRLSNEVRKKLKVCILGDAVHVEEAQKLELDYMDIEAMKKLNKDKTLVKKLAKKYDAFLASQVILPQIPKLLGPGLNKAGKFPSLITHNDKINDKILELKSSIKFQLKKVLCMGVPVGHANLKEEELRSNIVHAINFLVSLLKKNWQNIRTLHIKSTMGKPQRIYG
- the PmUG01_12075900 gene encoding conserved Plasmodium protein, unknown function yields the protein MVDSPSRKRALITSEDKKEKKNMVSKKNSNALEESENIEEAIDSVINDKKNNEAMKKEKKKKKEKKNKDNDVDKDNEEEDEGNEEDTLKKFSVDTSENDDDKDDDDDDDDDDDDDDDDDDDEDDDDEDDDDEDDDDDEDDEEDEDDDEDDDEDEDDDEDEDDDEDDDDDDDDDEEEDEDEEDDDDEDFEDMDDDEDDDEDDDDDDEDDEDDDDDEDLEVGSKKEGESHTKKGSDGEGFD
- the NCS2 gene encoding cytoplasmic tRNA 2-thiolation protein 2, putative, with amino-acid sequence MTEQDKKQEKLNYSDKEKINTVLCYKCKRNNAVVCTREKSCKDCFLHLVEYTFKNTLREKCLFKNKGRNDFQVEQEIAPESDNYKRDDISSTQFRDHVQVNADKIENNYKKLNEEKCLNKTCEKEKKKVHNLSTQKKKKKKTAIAFSGEICSSFLLFSFVKYLENIKNRKNDFILMNEHCIFSEIIFVDIFNDENYIFHLIMTIENILHTLEKNKDIKGNKSKESNLKNYENGNSFSSTNNDKKILFIDGIFRKKISKIHFVVLKSNYFIKEKCKMEFTIYYDLVKNEKKNYYLNYINDIIIYSNILKYCINENIKCVLFGNNANNISNKSFLYTIFGNGINLPICTAYIDNRYKDIHFIKPLKDLLNKEIYIYCFYKNITYLHNTAFSQNVLYRIINDMLSALDAMNNTTSIINKTTNNLINLMSCCNSRDQRIYDAMCHCVCKSSERKRGDSNTATGDVNSTAKDNDNGTDNGIAKGGANVTGNGTTKGDNVRSDKKIFYSKDVEGESSTTINYKYMKDFNNISACFICFGNKETVEETNFIKKLDKVQLSNIKKMKYSNFICSTCLCIFSSNNSFVNLFNVFFNI